In Planctomycetia bacterium, the following proteins share a genomic window:
- the uxaC gene encoding uronate isomerase, which produces MPFCDESFLLATPVAADLYERVASRQPIVDYHCHLSPRDIAEDRRFENLHAIWLDGDHYKWRAMRAAGVSEEAITGPAPARDKFRAWAATVPQTLRNPLFHWTHLELRRHFGIEDLLEPASADRIWDEANRQLAGGDLTARGILARMNVAFVGTTDDPADTLDWHAAIAGAGCRTRVVPTFRPDAALKVGQPDRVRAWARRLADAAGRGTDTFAGLLAALEKRHADFAAAGCRSSDHGLESIPVVDCTDAEAARIWERACAGAAATPAEAQQFALRILLHVARLNHARGWVTQLHLGPFRDPNPLLAHRLGADAGCDTIGDARQGPGLVHFLATLAHEETLGRTILYNINPADNALFAALPGSFQDGVIPGKIQWGSGWWFMDQERGMREQMNMLSDLGLLSRFVGMVTDSRSFLSYPRHEYFRRILCDLLGADVATGRLPARQDWLDRLVADVCHGNAAAYFGVSAGQG; this is translated from the coding sequence ATGCCATTCTGCGATGAGTCCTTCCTGCTCGCGACGCCCGTGGCGGCCGACCTCTACGAGCGGGTGGCGTCACGGCAGCCGATCGTCGACTACCACTGCCACCTCAGCCCGCGGGACATCGCCGAGGATCGGCGCTTCGAAAACCTGCATGCCATCTGGCTCGACGGCGACCACTACAAGTGGCGGGCGATGCGGGCCGCCGGTGTGAGCGAGGAGGCGATCACGGGCCCGGCGCCGGCCCGGGACAAGTTTCGCGCCTGGGCGGCGACGGTCCCGCAGACGCTGCGCAACCCGCTCTTCCACTGGACGCACCTCGAACTCCGCCGGCACTTCGGCATCGAGGACCTGCTCGAGCCGGCCAGCGCCGACCGGATCTGGGACGAGGCCAACCGGCAGCTCGCCGGCGGCGACCTCACGGCCCGCGGTATCCTCGCCCGGATGAACGTCGCGTTCGTCGGCACCACCGACGACCCCGCCGACACGCTCGACTGGCATGCGGCGATCGCCGGCGCGGGCTGCCGCACGCGGGTCGTGCCGACGTTCCGCCCCGACGCGGCGCTGAAGGTCGGCCAGCCGGACCGGGTCCGGGCCTGGGCGCGGCGGCTCGCCGACGCGGCGGGCCGTGGCACGGACACGTTTGCAGGGCTGCTCGCCGCGCTGGAGAAACGGCATGCCGACTTTGCCGCCGCCGGGTGCCGGAGCAGCGATCACGGTCTGGAATCGATCCCCGTCGTGGACTGCACCGATGCCGAGGCGGCGCGGATCTGGGAGCGGGCCTGCGCCGGGGCGGCGGCCACGCCGGCCGAGGCGCAGCAGTTCGCCCTGCGCATCCTGCTCCACGTCGCCCGGCTCAATCATGCCCGGGGCTGGGTGACGCAGCTCCACCTCGGGCCGTTCCGCGACCCCAATCCGCTCCTCGCCCACCGCCTCGGCGCCGACGCCGGCTGCGACACGATCGGCGACGCCCGGCAGGGGCCGGGCCTCGTCCACTTCCTGGCGACGCTGGCTCACGAAGAGACGCTCGGCCGCACGATCCTCTACAACATCAACCCCGCCGACAACGCCCTGTTCGCCGCCCTGCCCGGCTCGTTCCAGGATGGCGTCATCCCCGGCAAGATCCAGTGGGGCAGCGGCTGGTGGTTCATGGACCAGGAGCGGGGCATGCGCGAGCAGATGAACATGCTCTCCGACCTCGGGCTTCTCTCCCGGTTCGTGGGCATGGTCACCGACTCGCGGTCGTTCCTCTCCTACCCGCGGCACGAATACTTCCGGCGCATCCTTTGCGACCTCCTCGGCGCGGACGTGGCGACGGGCAGGCTGCCCGCGCGGCAGGACTGGCTGGACCGGCTCGTGGCCGACGTCTGCCACGGCAACGCCGCCGCGTATTTCGGCGTCAGCGCCGGTCAGGGCTGA